From the genome of Chanodichthys erythropterus isolate Z2021 chromosome 17, ASM2448905v1, whole genome shotgun sequence:
ACGTATTTTAGCttctttgagtttctgttgttgTTAAACCGTGAAATTAAACCAAGAGACCATTGATCCCTCAAAGCAATTAAACATCTCCCTGTTACTTAATTTCTtatgtgtatactgtatataaggACTCACGTATttatcaaataattaaaatctataaaactgaaaataatatAAGAGTGCCTTTAGTGATAATACTAAACTAGCTGGCATTGACACTTCTGCCTTGTAATGTCTCTCCTGGCCTCTAAGTGGCCCCAGCTGCTGCAGAATTCGTGTTGCTGCTCATTAGTTTATTAGCTTTACCTGTGTTTTGGCCTATAAGCATGCCTCTTTCATTAAgttgtgttaaaggattagttcactttcaaattaaaatgaccccaagctttactcaccctcaaaccattcTAGGTggatgactttcttctttctgatgaacacaatcagagttatatccTGACGCATTCAAGCTttttaatggcagtgaacgggaccaatgagtatgagctgaagaaagtgcttccatccatcatataCGCACtcctgaagtgaagcgatgtatttgtgtaagaaacatatccttatttaaaactttataaagtaaaatatgtagcttTTCACCTTCAAAATCTTgtcccccattcacaaccattataaagcttggaataGTCAGgaaggatatttattaatatatatccaattgtgttagtctgaaagaagatagtcatatacacctaggatggcttgagggtgagtaaatcatggaataatttttatttttgagtgaactatgcctttaaaagGATTTAGCTTTTGTACAACGCTGACAGCAAATCAGTGACGTCAAGGCTATAATGTGATTGGTCAACACATGTGATCCAGGCTGTCCGTAAGCCCGAGAGCTGGAAGACTAAGAACACACCAAAACATGTACAGcaggtgtgcctccaggaacagggctGGCTGGAGCATAATATTTATTCTTCATTTAAGTTtcttttaactttattttaagttttatattttgaattatacatttttcattcacatttcaaaggtttaaattatttaaataattatttatttaattacttattatttaaataacatcatattttctgccctactgtgtgtgtgtgtgttgtttattttaaagaatatgtaaaatatttgtattttaaaggaCAGCTGGATTCTACTGATTCTGAGGATGAAGACACTAGCGGGTCCATGTATTCTGATGATTCTCTGTCTCTGCTCGAGTGCAGAGGCTGCCACTGCCATTGACCTCCTGCGTGAAACTGCTGGTGAATAATTGGATCATTATGTTTTTCAGGTTCATATAAATACAGGTTTTGCAGGTCTTTGCCTCACTTCTACTTAcctttgttacatttttttttccttacatTCCCCCAAAATGATGCTCTCAGTGAGTTGGACAGGGGCCCTGCCCTGTGGTGGATGGGACTGTGAATGTGCATTCAGGAGCCAGCAGGGTTGTTGTTGTGTTGCAAAGCCACTGTTTGAGCTGGAGGAAGCCACCTTCATACGTTTGGTTGGCTTATGGGAAGGATTGTCTCGCCTGAACAGCCAAATAGAGGAAGTCACAGGTAGCCATCACAATCATCACCTCACATTTACTTATCTAAGACAAAACATTATGCAAATTTTTGCAGAATTTTCTTTGCTTTCTGTCCTTTCCTCAAGCTGGATGCAAGATAGCCTTCACTGCGGCAATGCTACCAATGAGTGGATGTCTTGGGCCTTTCACCAGCAACATGTCTATCTCTTACCAGTCTGTCTCACTCAATCAAGGGAATGGGTACAATGCTGCATTGGGTAAGCAGTAAATGCACCATACAACAATAAAACTTCACATTTTAGGGCTGTGTCAAAAACCTAACGTCAAAAAATGATTGGAGGACTCACAGACAGTTCTGaaagtttattgattaaatCTAATAATCAGAAGCCAATGGTGCAGTCTCTGAACTGGAGAAGAGAGATTgaggaccaggtggtgagctcAAAATCAGTAGTCAGTCCATGGTAAAAGTCAGCCAATGCAAGAGGGAAAGCAAGTGCAGAATGCATCAGGCGGGCATATTGCCacctattattaattataagcTTCTAACTTCTGAAcagttttgagatattgagcttcaaagATTTTGCATTCCATATAGCAAAAATGATATGGGGAACAAGCCTGTTTTATGCATGAAAACGACAGAGATCCTAAATGTTTCTAACTGTACAATATCAAAATCCTCTCAAATTTGAAAATGGGGATTTTTGAAATGGGATAGAACCTTCTAATTCTAAAAAATCACTTTCCGCTTGGAATTTTAAGGTtctatctgaaaaaaaaaaacgttaattGAAGCTATAATTTAAGAAAACACAAACAGTGTTTacttatttgttttaaaacataaaattagtGTTGTAACAATGTGTTGACATGcataaaaaagttaaatgttaTGCTTTCTATtatgtttatttcatatttttggaCAAATAATTATTTACTTGTTCAAGTTACGCATAAAAGGCAGTCAAAAATATTGTGTCCAGTGAAGATGCCATTTTTAGGCAGGAATATGGAAGTGGGTAATTAAACACATAATTGCAGGAACCATTAGtttatgtttcttttttttctgtttagaCAGAAAGCAGCTACTGTAATACCTGGACTTTATTTCACAGAAAGTGGGACAGGTAAAATGGCTTTTTCTCTAGAGATCAAAATGGATTTAGCCAGAAAGTTAAAAGGTTTTAAGTTTGAAATGGTTTTAAGGGACAGATGGACAGAATATAAAAGATGTGAATAACTcatttttgacaaaaatgtcagatagaaccttataattccaaggtgaCGATATGTCCTTAACCAGGCAAGTAGTTCGAATCCAGAGAAAAGTGAAATGCTACAGGGTAACTGGACAGAGAGCCAAGACCCTACACAATACCACTTGAAACAGATTCTCACAATAAGTATTACCTGAGTAAGCCAACCATACAAAGACCTCAACCTCAGCCTGATTCTTCACAGGTACATTCACGGCCCCCCACGCTGGTCTCTACTTCTTCTCCTTCTCGGCTTATTCCAAAGTTGGCGATGCAGGTGAGCGGCTCTACCAAAAGGTGCAGTTGATGAAGAACGGTCAGCTGATTGCCTCCTCCTGGGAAGATAACCGCGAGGATTCAGAGGATAGTAGTACTCAGACTGTTCTTCTCCAGCTTAGACGTGGCTGTCAGGTCTATATTGAGTTGCTCTCAGGCAGACAGCTTTGTGGAGACACCCAGGGCGGCAACACTTTCAGTGGATACCTGATCTATCCATTCTCTGagcaatgaggaaaaaaaaacctgtaaacacacacatacacagcaaTCTTCATTGTAATGCCTGTCATCTGAGATTAAAAGATAGTAATCTGGTGAATCTGGAATTCTTCatgtaaaatgtacaaaattaacATGTAAGACAGCATATGGCTTAATGAATAAAggttattttaatagttttctgTGGCACTTATACCGTCCAATTTGTTGAGCATTTTTTTGATATATTCTAGCTTTTTATATTGATTTGCTCAAACAAGCATCAGCTGCAATAACCATAAATAGAGCACCAATTTTCTCTCTTATTAgaagtatttaatttattttagaatgtaataaaataacaataatgttcTTTTTTACTGGCTATTATTAGTGTGGATAGTGGAGAAGTAATAGGAAACTCCAAACTCCAGAGGTGGACTAGGAAATGACCCAGGTCAGATGCAAATATTGGTCCCAAAGAGCACATCATATATTAGGGGCTATGCACTACACCAGGGTTTAGCAACCTATGGCACACATGCCAACCGTGGCGCGCAAAGAGGCAATTTCTGGCACATGAGCAAAAGCAAGAGAAGTGTATGCATTTCATTCAGATAAAGTAACTTGCACCTGCATTCAGATCTTCATTTTGAGGTAATTATTTCTCATAGCAACACTGCTTTTTAGGAGTTTTAAATACTATTAAAGTGTGAGAATTAAACTGCACAAGTCAATGAAAGCACGCAGCTCTGAAAAACCATTAGTGTGACCTCTAATAGAGTCTGGCTGCACTCAGGGCTGCTGCTGGCCATATGGGTGCCCTAAGCAGAACTGTGTTGTTGTGCCCCCCAACCCCCTCCACAAACTTATTACCTTTATGTTGACCTTTATGTTACCTTTATCAACTTACGTACATTATGTATAATatcaaatgcctgcagagggtgCCAGTGGCTAGGTGATTGTTGTTGTTACGCTTCATGTTATTGTTGTTACAGCATGATCAAAtcctttttttaatattagccaaacaacatttaattcaaatgtCCACTTaatcattaatatttaaagatgatataaatacatttaatatttaatgatatAAATGCTGCAGTCTTCAACAAGAACATGTTATCGAAACATGCAGAGTCAgaacatagactgtaaaaaaagatggacacCGCAACGTAAAATGTACGACGATGGGCGTTGCCATGTTACGCAATAACGtcagtttggagcctgggcatgcgcagaaggaatcgacAGATATTATTATCTGtttattaaaaattactgtatattattgtatttttctctggttatttaaaaaaatatataaataaataaaaatattgattgtttattatatttttattttcctccctttttcatttgttttaaacaATGGCTTTATTACATCTGGCAAACaggaatttacatttatttgaaagttaaTTAATGTACATTTTTCGTTTTCAAATAAATTACTAGTAATAACTACAATACATTGGAATAGGACAAAACAACATCGTaattgttgtattttgaatatataaattatatacaatttaaattcTACCTGTAAAATAGATAGTGTAGACAGTAAATAGACTGTAGACAGTGCTCTATAATTAATTAGAGTAGGCTGTCATTAGTtttgtccatcttttttttttacaaacccCTAAACCTGTCTGCATGTTTGCATTAACATGTAGGCTACAATACTTGCCTTGTCCAGCATCTTATTTTCCTCTGAAACTCCACGATTTCAAAGAAAATTCCAAAAATCGATGTTGAcgttattttataaattaacatttggCTTGTGCTTATTATATATGCTGACAGCCTGCTGTTTGATGGAAATTAAAATTATCAacctacagaggactgaattcCAAGACACCCTGAAAATCAAAGTGAAGAATGATGAAGCAGGTTAGTCCATTctgctgaaatttcattgcaCCAACTCAAATtggtactcagtagtttgtatgGTCCCCACATGCTTGTATGCATGCCTGACAATGTCGGGACATCCTCTcag
Proteins encoded in this window:
- the cbln18 gene encoding cerebellin 18, with amino-acid sequence MKTLAGPCILMILCLCSSAEAATAIDLLRETAVSWTGALPCGGWDCECAFRSQQGCCCVAKPLFELEEATFIRLVGLWEGLSRLNSQIEEVTAGCKIAFTAAMLPMSGCLGPFTSNMSISYQSVSLNQGNGYNAALGTFTAPHAGLYFFSFSAYSKVGDAGERLYQKVQLMKNGQLIASSWEDNREDSEDSSTQTVLLQLRRGCQVYIELLSGRQLCGDTQGGNTFSGYLIYPFSEQ